In Glycine max cultivar Williams 82 chromosome 7, Glycine_max_v4.0, whole genome shotgun sequence, a single window of DNA contains:
- the LOC100797146 gene encoding probable LRR receptor-like serine/threonine-protein kinase At3g47570, which translates to MMSSVVCPTCLAWFLLFTSNLWSQNTITTYALGNETDHFALLKFKESISHDPFEVLNSWNSSSNFCKWHGVTCSPRHQRVKELNLRGYHLHGFISPYIGNLSLLRILLLNDNSFYGEVPQELDRLFRLHVLNFADNTLWGEFPINLTNCSKLIHLSLEGNRFIGEIPRKIGSFSNLEELLIGRNYLTRQIPPSIGNLSSLTCLSLRSNKLEGNIPKEIGYLKNLRILRVSDNKLSGYIPLSLYNLSSLNVFIITKNQFNGSFPVNLFLTLPNLNFFAVGANQFSGSIPTSITNASGIQTLDIGNNLLVGQVPSLGKLKDISILQLNLNNVGNYSITLTQLIVGRNHFFGKIPMELGNLVNLITLAMEKNFLTGIIPTTFGKLQKMQLLSLGVNKLIGEIPSSIGNLSQLYYLELSSNMFDGNIPSTIGSCRRLQFLNLSNNNITGAIPSQVFGISSLSTALVSHNSLSGSLPTEIGMLKNIEWLDVSKNYISGVIPKTIGECMKLEYLYLEGNSFHGSMPPSLASLKGLRKLDLSRNNLSGSIPERLQNISVLEYFNASFNMLEGEVPTNGVFQNASAISVTGNGKLCGGVSELKLPPCPLKVKGKKRRKHHNFKLVVMIICLVLFLPILSCILGMYLIRKRKKKSSTNSAIDQLPKVSYQNLNHATDGFSSQNLIGIGSHGSVYKGRLDSTEGFVAIKVLNLQKKGSNKSFVAECKALRNVRHRNLVKAVTCCSSVDYNGNDFKALVFEYMSNRSLEEWLHPQNGSAERPRTLDLETRLEIVVGVASALHYLHHECEEPIIHCDIKPSNVLLDDDMVAHVSDFGLARLVSKIDNCHNQISTSGIKGTIGYFPPEYGASSQVSTKGDMYSFGILILEILTGRRPTEEMFKDGQTLHDYVKIALPNNFSEIVDATLISMGNESSPTITVSEQNSIFEIVDHLHPNTKKCLFSLFRIGLACSVEPPGQRMNMMEVTKELNMIRNVFYARRIRASAALTALTPSLSLSLLGSPIAVFALPIPVEGIFLFAAPIFAVWEVKSFK; encoded by the exons ATGATGTCAAGTGTTGTTTGTCCCACATGCCTTGCCTGGTTTCTTCTCTTCACATCAAACCTATGGTCTCAAAATACAATAACTACCTATGCATTAGGAAATGAGACTGATCATTTTGCACTGCTCAAATTCAAAGAATCAATATCTCATGACCCTTTTGAAGTGTTAAACTCTTGGAATAGTTCAAGCAACTTTTGCAAGTGGCATGGAGTCACATGTAGTCCACGACACCAAAGAGTTAAAGAGCTAAATCTAAGAGGATATCACTTGCATGGATTTATATCACCCTACATTGGGAACCTTTCTTTATTGAGAATCCTCCTCCTTAATGACAATAGCTTCTACGGTGAAGTCCCGCAAGAATTGGATCGATTATTTCGATTACATGTACTCAATTTCGCTGATAACACATTATGGGGAGAATTTCCCATCAATTTGACAAATTGCTCTAAACTTATCCATTTAAGTTTAGAGGGAAATCGTTTCATTGGTGAAATACCAAGGAAGATTGGATCCTTTAGCAATCTTGAAGAGTTGCTTATTGGTAGGAACTATCTAACTAGACAAATTCCACCTTCCATAGGAAATCTATCTTCCCTCACTTGTCTTTCCTTGAGATCAAATAAATTGGAGGGGAACATACCAAAAGAAATAGGCTATTTGAAAAACTTGAGAATTTTGCGGGTGTCAGATAATAAACTATCTGGTTACATTCCTCTTTCCTTATACAATTTGTCATCTCTCAATGTCTTCATAATCACAAAAAACCAATTTAACGGTTCTTTTCCGGTCAACTTGTTCCTCACCTTGCCTAATCTCAATTTTTTTGCAGTTGGTGCGAATCAATTCTCCGGTTCAATTCCAACTTCCATCACTAATGCATCTGGGATTCAAACATTGGATATTGGTAATAACCTTTTGGTAGGACAAGTCCCAAGTCTAGGGAAGTTGAAAGATATTTCAATTCTACaactaaatttaaacaa TGTGGGTAATTATTCCATCACACTCACCCAACTAATTGTTGGTCGTAatcatttttttggaaaaattccTATGGAATTAGGAAATCTTGTTAACTTAATTACCTTGGCTATGGAGAAAAATTTCCTAACTGGCATCATTCCAACTACTTTTGGTAAGCTTCAAAAGATGCAATTATTAAGTTTAGGGGTAAACAAATTGATTGGAGAGATACCTTCTTCCATTGGCAATCTCAGTCAATTATATTACCTAGAATTATCATCTAATATGTTTGATGGAAATATTCCTTCAACAATTGGAAGTTGCCGACGTTTACAATTTCTAAATCTTTCAAATAACAACATCACTGGAGCCATACCTTCACAAGTGTTTGGAATTTCCTCTTTATCTACTGCACTGGTATCACATAACTCATTAAGTGGCAGTCTACCAACAGAAATTGGCAtgctaaaaaatattgaatggtTGGATGtgtctaaaaattatatttccggTGTGATTCCTAAAACAATTGGAGAATGCATGAAGTTGGAATACCTTTATTTAGAGGGGAACTCCTTCCATGGAAGCATGCCTCCTTCATTGGCTTCATTAAAAGGTCTTAGAAAATTAGACCTTTCAAGAAACAACTTGTCTGGATCGATTCCGGAAAGACTGCAAAATATTTCTGTTCTAGAATacttcaatgcttctttcaacaTGTTGGAGGGTGAGGTACCAACAAATGGTGTCTTTCAAAATGCAAGTGCAATTTCAGTAACTGGCAATGGCAAGCTTTGCGGTGGGGTATCTGAACTAAAACTTCCACCTTGCCCTTTAAAAGTTAAGggtaagaaaagaagaaaacaccATAATTTCAAGTTAGTGGTGATGATAATCTGTTTGGTTCTTTTTCTTCCTATACTATCATGTATCCTTGGTATGTATTTGAtaaggaaaaggaagaaaaagtcaTCTACTAATTCAGCAATTGATCAACTTCCTAAGGTATCATACCAGAACCTAAACCATGCAACTGATGGATTCTCATCTCAGAACTTGATAGGAATAGGAAGCCATGGCTCTGTATATAAAGGAAGACTTGATTCAACAGAAGGATTTGTTGCTATAAAGGTTCTAAACCTTCAAAAGAAAGGGTCTAACAAAAGTTTTGTGGCTGAATGTAAAGCATTAAGAAATGTTCGGCATAGAAACCTAGTGAAGGCTGTCACGTGTTGCTCAAGTGTGGATTACAATGGAAATGATTTTAAAGCTTTAGTGTTTGAGTACATGTCAAATAGAAGCTTAGAGGAATGGTTGCATCCACAGAATGGAAGTGCAGAACGACCAAGAACATTGGACCTTGAGACAAGATTAGAAATTGTGGTTGGCGTTGCTTCTGCACTACATTATCTTCACCATGAGTGTGAGGAACCAATTATTCACTGTGATATAAAGCCGAGTAATGTTCTTCTTGATGATGACATGGTTGCTCATGTCAGCGATTTTGGCTTAGCAAGACTTGTCTCGAAAATCGACAACTGTCATAACCAAATTAGTACAAGTGGAATAAAAGGAACTATAGGTTATTTTCCCCCAG AGTATGGAGCCAGTTCTCAGGTGTCAACAAAGGGTGACATGTATAGCTTTGGCATCTTAATTCTAGAGATCTTAACTGGGAGACGACCAACAGAGGAAATGTTTAAAGATGGACAAACCCTTCATGACTATGTTAAAATTGCACTTCCAAATAACTTCTCGGAGATTGTTGATGCAACTCTTATTTCAATGGGAAATGAATCATCTCCTACAATAACAGTATCAGAACAAAACAGCATCTTCGAGATTGTAGATCATTTGCATCCTAATACCAAGAAGTGCTTGTTTTCATTATTTAGGATTGGTCTAGCATGTTCAGTGGAGCCACCGGGACAAAGGATGAATATGATGGAAGTCACCAAGGAGCTAAATATGATTAGAAATGTTTTTTATGCTCGAAGGATCAGAG CTTCAGCAGCACTCACTGCGCTAaccccttctctctctctctctctgctcgGTTCTCCGATCGCCGTCTTCGCCTTGCCCATTCCTG TGGaaggaatatttttatttgctgcCCCTATATTTGCTGTCTGGGAggtaaaatctttcaaatga